Proteins from one Streptomyces genisteinicus genomic window:
- a CDS encoding amino acid adenylation domain-containing protein, translated as MKTAPLGPSPRTLGDVLRHSARRFAERPALRAGPLLLTYAGLDRCTDALAARIRAAGVRPGERVGLCVARGPLALVASAALMRAGCSYVPLDAAHPSQRLRHIVGNAGLKAVVRDESGRAAPEIAELTALHVDGDDLTPGPVTGPLAGSGTGDDAGPDPHSAAYVMYTSGSTGVPKGVEVTHANVLAMLADALPLFGFTDHEVWPLQHAHGFDVSVWEMWAAVAVGATLVAVPPDAQQNPESLAELLLRHSATRLHIVPSVFQHLTEVLEEEAARLPLRNVTFCGEALNYRAIRTWSRSQPGPQPAWCNVYGITETTVYNTFKRLTAEEVVRADPATPIGTAYDHSPAVVLDADLRPLPPGRTGEILIGGRQVARGYVGMPGLTAERFVTLPGRPGRWYRTGDLGHTDGAGQLHYVGRRDDQVKIRGFRIELGEIDHALRAVPWIGDAAAVVQHTARGEPVLAACVVPGHTAEGEAGAGGRPAGGLLDRLRKELAAALPEHMLPGRVVCLDRLPLNANGKTDRRALAEDLSRRS; from the coding sequence GTGAAGACCGCACCGCTCGGACCGTCACCGCGCACCCTCGGCGACGTCCTGCGCCACTCCGCCCGGCGCTTCGCCGAACGCCCGGCGCTCCGCGCGGGGCCCCTGCTCCTGACCTACGCCGGGCTCGACCGCTGCACCGACGCGCTGGCCGCCAGGATCCGCGCGGCTGGAGTCCGGCCCGGCGAACGCGTCGGCCTCTGCGTGGCCCGCGGCCCCCTGGCCCTGGTCGCCTCCGCGGCCCTGATGCGCGCCGGCTGCTCCTACGTCCCCCTCGATGCGGCGCATCCCTCCCAGCGGCTGCGCCACATCGTCGGCAACGCCGGGCTGAAGGCGGTCGTCCGCGACGAATCCGGCCGCGCCGCACCCGAGATCGCGGAACTGACCGCGCTGCACGTCGACGGGGACGACCTGACCCCCGGACCCGTCACCGGACCCCTCGCCGGCTCCGGCACCGGCGACGACGCCGGGCCCGACCCGCACTCCGCGGCGTACGTGATGTACACCTCCGGCTCCACCGGCGTGCCCAAAGGGGTGGAGGTGACCCACGCCAACGTCCTCGCCATGCTCGCCGACGCCCTGCCGCTGTTCGGCTTCACCGACCACGAGGTGTGGCCCCTGCAACACGCCCACGGGTTCGACGTCAGCGTGTGGGAGATGTGGGCGGCGGTGGCGGTCGGCGCCACGCTGGTCGCGGTTCCGCCCGACGCCCAGCAGAACCCCGAGTCCCTGGCCGAGCTGCTGCTACGCCACAGCGCCACACGGCTCCACATCGTCCCCAGCGTCTTCCAGCACCTCACCGAGGTGCTGGAGGAGGAGGCGGCGCGGCTGCCGCTGCGCAACGTCACCTTCTGCGGCGAAGCCCTCAACTACCGTGCCATCCGCACCTGGAGCCGGTCGCAGCCCGGACCGCAGCCCGCGTGGTGCAACGTCTACGGCATCACCGAGACCACGGTCTACAACACGTTCAAGCGGCTGACGGCCGAGGAGGTGGTACGCGCCGACCCGGCGACCCCCATCGGCACGGCGTACGACCACAGCCCGGCAGTCGTCCTCGACGCGGATCTGCGGCCGCTCCCTCCGGGACGCACCGGGGAGATCCTCATCGGCGGCCGCCAGGTGGCACGCGGGTACGTCGGGATGCCCGGACTGACCGCGGAGCGCTTCGTCACGCTGCCCGGCAGACCGGGCCGCTGGTACCGCACCGGAGACCTCGGCCACACGGACGGCGCGGGGCAGCTGCACTACGTCGGGCGCCGGGACGACCAGGTCAAGATCCGCGGCTTCCGCATCGAGCTCGGCGAGATCGACCACGCCCTGCGGGCCGTGCCCTGGATCGGCGACGCGGCCGCCGTGGTCCAGCACACGGCGCGCGGGGAACCGGTCCTGGCCGCCTGCGTCGTCCCCGGGCACACCGCGGAAGGCGAGGCCGGGGCCGGCGGCCGGCCCGCCGGCGGGCTCCTGGACAGGCTCCGCAAGGAGCTGGCCGCCGCCCTGCCGGAGCACATGCTCCCCGGCCGCGTCGTCTGCCTGGACCGGCTGCCGCTGAACGCCAACGGCAAGACGGACCGGCGCGCCCTGGCGGAAGACCTTTCGCGAAGGAGCTGA
- a CDS encoding non-ribosomal peptide synthetase, with translation MEDKAPLSFGQEALWLAGELVPDLSAYVMLAAWELSGPLDAGALERALAALVGRHELLSSALVPVDGRPEQVTRRGAPFGLRHVDLRDRAGQAQDDAVADDLAGVLEKPFDLSAPPLLRGVLFRLAARRHTLVLVTHHIVWDGASDVLLRRELSELYAAQVEGRQHTLPELTVQYADFAWWQRQEAADGMRESVEHWARRLRDVRATELPTDRPRPALRRFTAAFCQVALPAAAVRGAAELARAASVSPFVVHLAVFDLLVARWSDEPRAVVGTPLPGRDEPELENLLGYFVNSVVLVADCDPRLTLADLLVAVRENLSDAFEHGDAPFHHVVERVNPPRDSSRHPLYQVAFQYVPGSEPLSLTGVDATEVSDRLLRRSEITTEFDLLAEVRESADGGRVLSLRYATELFDATTMDAFARAYAELLGAAVAAPDATLARLAEAAVSLPAPGTKPLAAPGQPPHRLPPDDAPRATAPRTELHGRVAAVWAEILGLPEIDCSANFFAMGGTSLLGAQLVRRLRADLGLVVDLIDLFESESVDGLVAFLGDASAGSGAGAPTRPRLVRKPRTDAVPLSFGQRRLWFLQQLEGVGSAYNIPVCLRLRGGVDARALGLALGDVVGRHEVLRTVVEVVDGVPCQRVLGVGAVPVLSVRSCGVGELAGLVGEAVGWSFDLSVDVPVRGWLFDVGGGECVFVLVVHHIAADGWSLGPLLRDVASAYGVRCAGGVPVWGELPVQYADFALWQGELLGGVGDPGSLVSRQLGFWRGALAGVPEELVLPFDRARPVVGSFRGGSVGVDVGAGVHAGVVGVGRECGASVFMVLQAGLGVLLSRLGAGSDVPLGCPVAGRSEEGLEDLVGFFVNTLVMRVDVSGDPSFRELVGRVREVNLGALAHQDVPFDLLVEELNPPRSAARNPLFQVMAVFQDMPTALPSFHGLDAGTEPVVTDRSKVDLLFDFTERTGPAGEPAGIKGVIDYSADLFDEGTVLRIAGMFTRVLRQLADRPDLPLSRIELLDPEERAALARRSRGAAAGRAVCEPRTLVSLFEAQAARTPGRTAVAAGGDVLDYAELNSRANRLAHRLLAMGAGPESLVALCLERRAELVVAVLAVLKAGAGYLPLDPRYPAARLSRMLDDARPVLTLATRDTLGALPGGPDAGPAVLLLDAPRDADPEAEPANPTDADRTAPLRPAHPAYVIYTSGSTGRPKGVVVPHSAAANLAAWAARTFGPGVLDRVLFTTSLSFDVSVFELFGPLVSGGSVEIHHNLLSLADRDPRGPVATLVSGVPSALEQLVTHARVRTSAETVVLAGEGLTRTAARTVASGLGARNLWNVYGPTEATVFATAWSTTAPAEKTPPVGVPLDHTCGYVLDDRLRMVPPGVTGELYIGGEGLARGYLGAPALTAERFVACPFGPPGARMYRTGDLVRWNGDGDLEYLGRVDQQVKVRGFRIEPGEIEALLEQHRDVAQAAVVVRADRAEDHRLVAYAVPVPGRTLRGPDLRDRLRAELPGHMVPSAVTVLEALPLTPSGKLDRAALPAPDVTAGAAGFAPPRTPREGELCRLFAEILDVPRVGRDGNFFELGGHSVLAMRLIGRVRTKIGVDLDVRDVFEAPTPAGIAARAADRAGQRPRPALRRMRDQRTVPEQGAER, from the coding sequence ATGGAAGACAAGGCCCCGCTCTCGTTCGGGCAGGAAGCCCTCTGGCTCGCCGGGGAACTCGTCCCCGACCTCTCGGCATACGTGATGCTCGCCGCGTGGGAGCTGTCCGGCCCGCTCGACGCGGGCGCCCTGGAGCGGGCGCTGGCCGCGCTCGTCGGCCGGCACGAGCTGCTGAGCTCCGCACTGGTACCGGTGGACGGACGGCCCGAGCAGGTGACCCGCCGCGGTGCGCCGTTCGGACTGCGCCACGTCGATCTGCGCGACCGGGCCGGACAGGCGCAGGACGACGCCGTCGCCGACGACCTCGCGGGAGTGCTGGAGAAGCCGTTCGACCTCTCGGCCCCGCCCCTGCTCCGCGGTGTGCTGTTCCGCCTCGCGGCGCGGCGGCACACCCTGGTGCTGGTGACCCACCACATCGTCTGGGACGGCGCCTCCGACGTCCTGCTGCGGCGGGAGCTGTCCGAGCTGTACGCGGCGCAGGTCGAGGGAAGGCAGCACACGCTGCCCGAACTGACCGTGCAGTACGCGGACTTCGCCTGGTGGCAGCGCCAGGAGGCGGCGGACGGCATGCGGGAGTCGGTCGAGCACTGGGCGCGGCGGCTGCGGGACGTGCGCGCCACGGAGCTGCCCACGGACCGGCCGAGGCCCGCGCTGCGCCGGTTCACGGCGGCCTTCTGCCAGGTCGCGCTCCCGGCGGCCGCGGTGCGCGGTGCGGCGGAGCTGGCCCGTGCCGCCTCGGTCTCCCCGTTCGTCGTCCATCTCGCGGTCTTCGACCTCCTGGTGGCGCGGTGGTCGGACGAGCCCCGGGCCGTGGTCGGCACGCCCCTGCCGGGGCGGGACGAACCGGAGCTGGAGAACCTGCTCGGCTACTTCGTCAACTCCGTCGTCCTGGTTGCCGACTGCGACCCGCGGCTGACCCTGGCCGACCTGCTCGTCGCGGTCCGCGAGAACCTCTCCGACGCGTTCGAGCACGGGGACGCTCCCTTCCACCACGTCGTCGAACGCGTCAATCCGCCCCGCGACAGCAGCCGCCACCCGCTGTACCAGGTCGCCTTCCAGTACGTGCCCGGGAGCGAGCCCCTGAGCCTGACCGGTGTGGACGCGACGGAGGTGAGCGACCGGCTGCTGCGCCGCAGCGAGATCACCACCGAGTTCGACCTCCTGGCCGAGGTAAGGGAATCGGCGGACGGAGGGCGTGTCCTGAGCCTGCGCTATGCCACGGAGCTGTTCGACGCCACCACGATGGACGCCTTCGCCCGGGCCTACGCCGAACTCCTCGGCGCCGCCGTCGCGGCCCCCGATGCCACGCTTGCCCGGCTCGCCGAGGCCGCCGTGTCCCTGCCCGCCCCGGGCACGAAGCCCCTCGCGGCCCCCGGGCAGCCGCCGCACCGCCTGCCCCCGGACGATGCGCCCCGCGCGACCGCTCCCCGCACGGAACTCCACGGGCGCGTCGCGGCCGTGTGGGCGGAGATCCTGGGACTGCCGGAGATCGACTGCTCGGCCAACTTCTTCGCCATGGGAGGCACCTCCCTCCTCGGCGCCCAGCTCGTGCGCCGGCTCCGCGCGGATCTGGGCCTTGTCGTCGATCTGATCGACCTGTTCGAAAGCGAGTCGGTCGACGGCCTGGTGGCGTTCCTCGGCGATGCGTCAGCCGGGTCCGGGGCCGGCGCGCCCACCCGTCCGCGACTCGTGCGCAAGCCCCGCACGGATGCCGTTCCGTTGTCTTTCGGTCAGCGGCGTCTGTGGTTTCTGCAGCAGTTGGAGGGTGTGGGGTCGGCGTACAACATTCCGGTGTGTCTGCGGTTGCGGGGTGGGGTGGACGCTCGGGCGTTGGGGTTGGCGTTGGGGGATGTGGTGGGGCGGCATGAGGTGTTGCGGACGGTGGTGGAGGTGGTGGACGGGGTGCCGTGTCAGCGGGTGCTGGGGGTGGGTGCGGTGCCTGTGCTGAGTGTGCGGTCGTGTGGTGTGGGGGAGTTGGCGGGTCTGGTGGGGGAGGCGGTGGGGTGGTCTTTCGATCTGTCGGTGGATGTGCCGGTGCGGGGGTGGTTGTTCGATGTGGGTGGGGGTGAGTGTGTCTTTGTTCTGGTGGTGCATCACATTGCGGCTGACGGGTGGTCGTTGGGTCCTCTGCTGAGGGATGTGGCGTCTGCGTACGGGGTGCGGTGTGCGGGGGGTGTGCCGGTGTGGGGGGAGTTGCCGGTGCAGTATGCGGATTTCGCTTTGTGGCAGGGCGAGTTGTTGGGTGGGGTGGGGGATCCGGGGAGTCTGGTTTCTCGTCAGTTGGGGTTTTGGCGAGGGGCTTTGGCGGGGGTTCCGGAGGAGTTGGTGCTGCCGTTCGACCGGGCGCGGCCGGTGGTGGGGAGTTTCCGGGGTGGTTCGGTGGGTGTGGATGTGGGGGCGGGGGTGCATGCGGGTGTGGTGGGGGTGGGTCGGGAGTGCGGGGCGAGTGTGTTCATGGTGTTGCAGGCGGGGTTGGGGGTGTTGTTGTCGAGGTTGGGTGCGGGGTCGGATGTTCCGTTGGGGTGTCCGGTGGCGGGGCGTTCGGAGGAGGGGCTTGAGGATCTGGTCGGTTTCTTCGTGAATACGCTGGTGATGCGGGTGGATGTGTCGGGTGATCCGAGTTTCCGGGAGTTGGTGGGCCGGGTCCGGGAGGTGAATCTGGGGGCGCTGGCGCATCAGGACGTGCCGTTCGATCTGCTGGTGGAGGAGCTGAACCCGCCCCGGTCGGCCGCCCGCAACCCCCTCTTCCAGGTGATGGCCGTGTTCCAGGACATGCCCACGGCCCTTCCGTCCTTCCACGGACTCGACGCCGGCACCGAACCCGTGGTCACCGACCGCTCCAAGGTCGACCTGCTCTTCGACTTCACCGAACGGACCGGCCCCGCCGGAGAGCCCGCCGGGATCAAGGGCGTGATCGACTACAGCGCCGACCTGTTCGACGAGGGGACGGTACTGCGGATCGCCGGCATGTTCACCCGCGTCCTGCGGCAGCTCGCCGACCGACCCGACCTGCCCCTCAGCCGGATCGAGCTCCTGGACCCCGAGGAACGCGCGGCCCTCGCCCGCCGGTCCCGCGGTGCCGCCGCCGGCCGGGCCGTCTGTGAGCCGCGGACGCTGGTCTCGCTCTTCGAGGCCCAGGCGGCCAGGACCCCCGGCCGCACCGCGGTCGCGGCAGGCGGCGACGTGCTCGACTACGCGGAGCTGAACAGCCGGGCCAACCGTCTGGCGCACCGACTCCTCGCGATGGGCGCGGGCCCCGAATCACTGGTCGCGCTGTGTCTCGAACGCCGTGCCGAACTCGTCGTCGCGGTACTCGCCGTCCTGAAGGCGGGCGCGGGATACCTGCCGCTCGACCCCCGGTACCCCGCCGCCCGGCTGTCCCGCATGCTCGACGACGCCCGCCCGGTGCTGACCCTCGCCACCCGGGACACCCTCGGGGCGCTGCCCGGAGGGCCGGACGCCGGCCCGGCCGTGCTGCTCCTGGACGCTCCCCGCGACGCGGACCCCGAGGCGGAGCCGGCCAACCCGACCGATGCCGACCGGACGGCCCCGCTGCGGCCCGCGCACCCCGCCTACGTCATCTACACCTCCGGCTCCACGGGGCGCCCGAAGGGAGTGGTCGTACCCCATTCCGCAGCGGCGAACCTGGCCGCCTGGGCGGCGCGCACGTTCGGCCCGGGGGTGCTGGACCGCGTGCTGTTCACCACGTCGCTCAGCTTCGACGTCTCCGTCTTCGAGCTCTTCGGGCCGCTGGTGAGCGGTGGCAGCGTCGAGATCCACCACAACCTCCTCTCCCTCGCCGACCGCGATCCCCGGGGCCCCGTCGCGACCCTGGTCAGCGGCGTGCCGTCGGCCCTGGAGCAACTGGTGACGCACGCCCGGGTGCGCACGAGCGCGGAGACCGTCGTCCTCGCGGGCGAGGGGCTGACCAGGACGGCCGCGCGCACCGTGGCGTCGGGTCTCGGCGCGCGGAACCTGTGGAACGTCTACGGCCCCACGGAGGCGACGGTCTTCGCCACGGCGTGGTCGACCACGGCCCCGGCGGAGAAGACGCCCCCCGTCGGGGTGCCGCTGGACCACACGTGCGGATACGTCCTCGACGACCGGCTCCGCATGGTGCCGCCGGGCGTCACCGGTGAGCTCTACATCGGCGGCGAGGGCCTCGCGCGGGGCTACCTGGGTGCCCCGGCCCTGACCGCGGAACGCTTCGTGGCCTGTCCGTTCGGCCCGCCGGGGGCCCGGATGTACCGCACCGGCGACCTGGTGCGCTGGAACGGCGACGGAGACCTGGAGTACCTCGGCCGCGTCGACCAGCAGGTGAAGGTCCGCGGATTCCGCATCGAGCCGGGTGAGATCGAGGCCCTTCTGGAGCAGCACCGCGACGTGGCCCAGGCGGCCGTGGTGGTGCGTGCGGACCGGGCGGAGGACCACCGGCTCGTCGCCTACGCCGTCCCCGTACCCGGGCGCACACTCCGGGGCCCGGACCTGCGGGACCGGCTGCGGGCGGAACTCCCCGGGCACATGGTCCCGTCCGCGGTGACCGTCCTGGAGGCACTGCCCCTCACACCGAGCGGCAAGCTGGACCGGGCGGCCCTGCCCGCCCCCGACGTCACGGCCGGAGCCGCCGGCTTCGCCCCGCCGCGAACCCCCCGGGAGGGCGAGCTGTGCCGGCTCTTCGCGGAGATCCTGGACGTGCCCCGGGTCGGCAGGGACGGCAACTTCTTCGAGCTCGGCGGCCATTCCGTGCTGGCCATGCGCCTCATCGGCCGGGTACGCACGAAGATCGGCGTCGACCTCGACGTCAGGGACGTCTTCGAGGCCCCGACTCCCGCCGGCATCGCGGCCCGCGCCGCCGACCGCGCCGGACAGCGGCCGCGGCCCGCGCTGCGCCGGATGAGAGACCAGCGGACCGTACCGGAGCAGGGGGCCGAGCGATGA
- a CDS encoding non-ribosomal peptide synthetase yields the protein MIPLSFGQRRLWFLQQLEGVGSAYNIPVCLRLRGGVDARALGLALGDVVGRHEVLRTVVEVVDGVPCQRVLGVGAVPVLSVRSCGVGELAGLVGEAVGWSFDLSVDVPVRGWLFDVGGGECVFVLVVHHIAADGWSLGPLLRDVASAYGVRCAGGVPVWGELPVQYADFALWQGELLGGVGDPGSLVSRQLGFWRGALAGVPEELVLPFDRARPVVGSFRGGSVGVDVGAGVHAGVVGVGRECGASVFMVLQAGLGVLLSRLGAGSDVPLGCPVAGRSEEGLEDLVGFFVNTLVMRVDVSGDPSFRELVGRVREVNLGALAHQDVPFDLLVEELNPPRSAARNPLFQVMFTLQNGIASTVRFPGLEVSAEDAGVRPAKFDLTFALEEEFGPAGEPAGIKGVIDYNADLFDEGTVRRIAGMFPRVLRQLADRPDAPVGRLTVNGPEEDRLLEHWSGGPAGPSRTAATTLVDAFQEQVRRTPDAVAVGCGAHRLTYRQLNARANRLARHLRTLGAGPERMVAVALPRSTELVAALLAVLKTGAAYVPVDTAYPERRIAHVLRDADALVLVTTSEAARGLPGQAVPRLPLDSEETRAALDAHPGTDLRDDERTSPLLPDHPAYTIHTSGSTGTPKGVVVTHRNVLRLFASTRRWFSFGEADVWTLFHSFAFDFSVWELWGPLLHGGRLVVVPYETSRSPRELLRLLADERVTVLNQTPSAFHQLMRADAEHPETGRRLALRYVVFGGEALDPGRLADWYTRHAADAPRLVNMYGITETTVHVTALPLERGHTAEGRRSPIGSGIADLRVHVLDERLRRAPIGVAGELYVSGPGLARGYLNRPALTAGRFVADPYGPPGGRMYRTGDIVRWRSAGGLEYLGRADDQIKLRGFRIEPAEVEAALLDCDRVEQAAVVLREDRQGDRRLVAYATGPEPGPEAEAELRRQAGLRLPGHMVPSACVVLPALPLTENGKLDRKALPAPRADAAGPVGRAARDAGEQRLCDLFAEVLGLPEVGPEQGFFELGGHSLLAVRLIERVRAVLGAEIGIGTLFTAPTPAAVARRLRETGAGPADDSLGPLLALRADGARAPVFCVHPAAGTSWVYAGLLAHLDGGQPVYGLQSPGLTPGGRVAGTFDELVTDYLRTMRQAQAHGPYHLLGWSFGGMVAHAMATRLQQEGEKVALLALLDAYPGEGRGGVLPAEGDVRTALFESLGRREDGHGATGAPGAALADVFGQQYRALRELGDDPLATVTRTFTDHCRLAGGFRPGRFEGDALVFAATWEDHDGAATRDPRDWRRHVTGRVEVHRLPCGHGEMTSPAALARIGPVLAARLDDATGAGALDATGTTTTHGGLR from the coding sequence ATGATTCCGTTGTCTTTCGGTCAGCGGCGTCTGTGGTTTCTGCAGCAGTTGGAGGGTGTGGGGTCGGCGTACAACATTCCGGTGTGTCTGCGGTTGCGGGGTGGGGTGGACGCTCGGGCGTTGGGGTTGGCGTTGGGGGATGTGGTGGGGCGGCATGAGGTGTTGCGGACGGTGGTGGAGGTGGTGGACGGGGTGCCGTGTCAGCGGGTGCTGGGGGTGGGTGCGGTGCCTGTGCTGAGTGTGCGGTCGTGTGGTGTGGGGGAGTTGGCGGGTCTGGTGGGGGAGGCGGTGGGGTGGTCTTTCGATCTGTCGGTGGATGTGCCGGTGCGGGGGTGGTTGTTCGATGTGGGTGGGGGTGAGTGTGTCTTTGTTCTGGTGGTGCATCACATTGCGGCTGACGGGTGGTCGTTGGGTCCTCTGCTGAGGGATGTGGCGTCTGCGTACGGGGTGCGGTGTGCGGGGGGTGTGCCGGTGTGGGGGGAGTTGCCGGTGCAGTATGCGGATTTCGCTTTGTGGCAGGGCGAGTTGTTGGGTGGGGTGGGGGATCCGGGGAGTCTGGTTTCTCGTCAGTTGGGGTTTTGGCGAGGGGCTTTGGCGGGGGTTCCGGAGGAGTTGGTGCTGCCGTTCGACCGGGCGCGGCCGGTGGTGGGGAGTTTCCGGGGTGGTTCGGTGGGTGTGGATGTGGGGGCGGGGGTGCATGCGGGTGTGGTGGGGGTGGGTCGGGAGTGCGGGGCGAGTGTGTTCATGGTGTTGCAGGCGGGGTTGGGGGTGTTGTTGTCGAGGTTGGGTGCGGGGTCGGATGTTCCGTTGGGGTGTCCGGTGGCGGGGCGTTCGGAGGAGGGGCTTGAGGATCTGGTCGGTTTCTTCGTGAATACGCTGGTGATGCGGGTGGATGTGTCGGGTGATCCGAGTTTCCGGGAGTTGGTGGGCCGGGTCCGGGAGGTGAATCTGGGGGCGCTGGCGCATCAGGACGTGCCGTTCGATCTGCTGGTGGAGGAGCTGAACCCGCCCCGGTCGGCCGCCCGCAACCCCCTCTTCCAGGTGATGTTCACCCTCCAGAACGGCATCGCCTCGACCGTCCGCTTCCCCGGCCTGGAGGTCAGCGCCGAGGACGCCGGCGTACGCCCCGCCAAGTTCGACCTGACCTTCGCCCTCGAGGAGGAGTTCGGCCCCGCCGGCGAGCCCGCCGGGATCAAGGGCGTGATCGACTACAACGCGGACCTGTTCGACGAGGGGACGGTACGGCGGATCGCCGGCATGTTCCCCCGCGTCCTGCGGCAGCTCGCCGACCGACCCGATGCCCCCGTCGGCCGGCTGACGGTCAACGGGCCCGAGGAGGACCGGCTGCTCGAGCACTGGTCCGGTGGCCCGGCCGGCCCTTCGCGGACCGCCGCCACCACGCTCGTCGACGCCTTCCAGGAGCAGGTACGCCGGACGCCCGACGCCGTCGCCGTCGGCTGCGGCGCGCACCGGCTCACCTACCGGCAGCTCAACGCGCGGGCCAACCGGCTCGCCCGCCACCTCCGTACGCTCGGAGCGGGCCCGGAACGCATGGTGGCGGTCGCCCTGCCGCGCTCCACCGAGCTGGTCGCGGCCCTGCTGGCCGTACTCAAGACCGGCGCCGCGTACGTCCCCGTCGACACGGCGTATCCCGAGCGGCGCATCGCCCACGTCCTGCGTGACGCGGACGCGCTGGTGCTGGTGACGACGTCCGAGGCGGCCCGCGGCCTGCCCGGGCAGGCCGTACCGCGCCTGCCGCTCGACAGCGAGGAGACCCGGGCGGCGCTGGACGCGCACCCCGGCACCGACCTGCGCGACGACGAACGGACCAGCCCCCTGCTCCCGGACCACCCCGCGTACACGATCCACACCTCGGGATCCACGGGGACGCCCAAGGGCGTGGTCGTGACCCACCGGAACGTCCTGCGCCTGTTCGCCTCCACCAGGCGCTGGTTCAGCTTCGGCGAGGCCGACGTGTGGACCCTCTTCCACTCCTTCGCGTTCGACTTCTCCGTCTGGGAGCTGTGGGGGCCGCTCCTGCACGGCGGCAGGCTGGTGGTCGTCCCGTACGAGACCAGCAGGTCCCCCCGGGAGCTGCTGCGGCTGCTCGCCGACGAGCGGGTCACGGTCCTCAACCAGACGCCGTCTGCCTTCCACCAGCTGATGCGGGCCGACGCCGAGCATCCGGAGACCGGCCGGCGCCTGGCCCTGAGGTACGTCGTCTTCGGCGGCGAGGCCCTCGACCCGGGCCGGCTGGCCGACTGGTACACGCGGCACGCCGCCGACGCCCCCCGCCTGGTCAACATGTACGGCATCACCGAGACGACCGTGCACGTGACCGCCCTGCCGCTCGAGCGGGGGCACACCGCCGAGGGGCGCCGCAGCCCGATCGGCTCCGGCATCGCGGATCTGCGGGTCCACGTCCTGGACGAGCGGCTGCGGCGGGCGCCGATCGGCGTGGCGGGTGAGCTCTACGTGTCCGGACCGGGCCTGGCACGCGGCTACCTGAACCGGCCCGCGCTGACGGCCGGACGGTTCGTCGCCGACCCGTACGGCCCGCCGGGCGGCCGCATGTACCGCACTGGGGACATCGTCCGGTGGCGGTCGGCGGGCGGACTGGAGTACCTCGGACGCGCCGACGACCAGATCAAGCTGCGGGGGTTCCGGATCGAGCCCGCGGAGGTGGAGGCCGCCCTGCTCGACTGCGACCGGGTCGAGCAGGCCGCGGTGGTCCTGCGCGAGGACCGGCAGGGCGATCGGCGCCTGGTCGCGTACGCCACCGGCCCCGAGCCGGGTCCGGAGGCCGAGGCGGAGCTCCGCCGGCAGGCGGGCCTCCGGCTGCCCGGGCACATGGTGCCCTCCGCCTGTGTGGTGCTGCCCGCGCTGCCGCTCACCGAGAACGGCAAACTCGACCGGAAGGCGCTGCCCGCCCCGCGCGCCGACGCGGCCGGCCCGGTGGGGCGGGCCGCGCGGGACGCCGGCGAGCAGAGGCTGTGCGACCTGTTCGCCGAAGTGCTCGGCCTGCCCGAAGTCGGCCCGGAACAGGGGTTCTTCGAGCTCGGCGGACATTCGCTGCTGGCCGTGCGGCTGATCGAACGGGTACGTGCGGTACTGGGCGCCGAGATCGGGATCGGCACGCTCTTCACGGCGCCCACCCCTGCGGCCGTCGCCCGCCGTCTGCGGGAGACCGGAGCCGGGCCGGCCGACGACTCCCTCGGCCCCCTCCTGGCCCTCCGCGCCGACGGCGCCCGGGCACCGGTCTTCTGCGTCCACCCGGCCGCGGGAACCAGCTGGGTCTACGCCGGTCTGCTGGCCCACCTGGACGGCGGGCAGCCGGTGTACGGGCTCCAGTCGCCCGGACTGACCCCGGGCGGCCGGGTGGCCGGCACCTTCGACGAGTTGGTCACCGACTACCTCCGCACGATGCGGCAGGCCCAGGCCCATGGCCCGTACCACCTGCTGGGCTGGTCCTTCGGCGGCATGGTCGCGCACGCGATGGCGACCCGGCTCCAGCAGGAGGGGGAGAAAGTGGCGCTGCTCGCACTCCTGGACGCGTATCCGGGCGAAGGGAGAGGGGGCGTCCTGCCCGCGGAGGGCGACGTGCGGACCGCTCTGTTCGAGTCGCTCGGGCGGCGCGAAGACGGCCACGGAGCCACCGGTGCACCCGGTGCCGCGCTGGCCGACGTCTTCGGACAGCAGTACCGCGCACTCCGGGAACTGGGCGACGACCCGCTCGCCACGGTGACGCGGACCTTCACCGACCACTGCCGACTGGCCGGGGGGTTCCGCCCCGGCCGGTTCGAGGGCGACGCCCTCGTGTTCGCCGCCACCTGGGAGGACCACGACGGTGCCGCCACACGCGACCCCCGGGACTGGCGGCGCCATGTGACCGGCCGGGTCGAGGTGCACCGACTGCCCTGCGGACACGGCGAGATGACGAGCCCCGCCGCGCTCGCCCGCATCGGTCCGGTGCTGGCGGCCCGGCTGGACGACGCCACGGGAGCCGGTGCGCTCGACGCCACCGGGACGACCACGACACACGGAGGACTCCGATGA
- a CDS encoding MbtH family protein, whose amino-acid sequence MSNPFEDTDGTYVVLVNDEGQHSLWPEDIDVPGGWTTVHGPAGHASCVEYVEENWADMRPRSLAEAMDRPRP is encoded by the coding sequence ATGAGCAACCCGTTCGAGGACACCGACGGCACCTATGTCGTTCTGGTCAACGACGAGGGGCAGCACTCGCTGTGGCCCGAGGACATCGACGTGCCGGGTGGCTGGACGACGGTGCACGGGCCGGCGGGACACGCCTCGTGCGTGGAGTACGTCGAGGAGAACTGGGCGGACATGCGTCCGCGGAGTCTCGCCGAGGCCATGGACCGGCCGCGGCCCTGA